ccagtgtttgggtaggttttgtgttacacagatcctctgtcagatgtaacaaccctgtgtttgggtcgtttttgtgttacccagatcctgggtcagacataacaacacAGTGTTTAGGTaggttttgtgttacacagatcctctGTCAggtgtaacaacccagtgtttgggtcgtttttatGTTACCCAGAtcttgggtcagacgtaacaacccagtgtttgggtagtttttgtgttacccagatcctgggtcagacgtaacaacccagtgttttggtaggttttgtgttacacagatcctgggtcagacgtaacaacccagtgtttgggtagtttttgtgttacccagatcctgggtcagacgtaacaacccagtgtttgggtagtttttgtgttacccagatcctgggtcagacgtaacaacccagtgtttgggtagtttttgtgttacccagatcctgggtcagacgtaacaacccagtgtttgggtagtttttgtgttacccagatcctgggtcagacgtaacaaccctaTGTTTGGGTaggttttgtgttacacagatcctctgtcagatgtaacaacccagtgtttgggtcgtttttgtgttacccagatcctgggtcagacgtaacaatccagtttttggttagtttttgtgttacccagatcctgggtcagatgtaacaacccaatgtttgggtaggttttgtgttacacagatcctctgtcagatgtaacaaccctgtgtttgggtcgtttttgtgttacccagatcctgggtcgacgtaataacccagtgtttgggtagtttttgtgttacccagatcctgggtcagatgtaacaacccagtgtttgggtagcttttgtgttacacagatcctgggtcagacgtaataacccagtgtttgggtagtttttgtgttacccagatcctgggtcagacgtaacaacccagtgtttgggtagtttttgtgttacccagatcctgggtcagacgtaacaacccagtgtttgggtagtttttgtgttacccagatcctgggtcagacgtaacaacccagtgtttgggtagtttttgtgttacccagatcctgggtcagacgtaacaacccagtgtttgggtagtttttgtgttacccagatcctgggtcagatgtaacaacccagtgtttgggtaggttttgtgttacacagatcctctgtcagatgtaacaacccagtgtttgggtagtttttgtgttacccagatcctgggtcagacgtaacaacccagtgtttgggtagtttttgtgttacacaggtcctctgtcagatgtaacaacccagtgtttgggtagcttttgtgttacacagatcctgggtcagacgtaataacccagtgtttgggtagtttttgtgttacccagatcctgggtcagacgtaacaacccagtgtttgggtactttttgtgttacccagatcctgggtcagacgtaacaacccagtgtttgggtaggttttgtgttacacagatcctctgtcagatgtaacaaccctgtgtttgggtcgtttttgtgttacccagatcctgggtcagacataacaacacAGTGTTTAGGTaggttttgtgttacacagatcctctGTCAggtgtaacaacccagtgtttgggtcgtttttatGTTACCCAGAtcttgggtcagacgtaacaacccagtgtttgggtagtttttgtgttacccagatcctgggtcagacgtaacaacccagtgttttggtaggttttgtgttacacagatcctgggtcagacgtaacaacccagtgtttgggtagtttttgtgttacccagatcctgggtcagacgtaacaacccagtgtttgggtagtttttgtgttacccagatcctgggtcagacgtaacaacccagtgtttgggtagtttttgtgttacccagatcctgggtcagacgtaacaacccagtgtttgggtagtttttgtgttacccagatcctgggtcagacgtaacaaccctaTGTTTGGGTaggttttgtgttacacagatcctctgtcagatgtaacaacccagtgtttgggtcgtttttgtgttacccagatcctgggtcagacgtaacaatccagtttttggttagtttttgtgttacccagatcctgggtcagatgtaacaacccaatgtttgggtaggttttgtgttacacagatcctctgtcagatgtaacaaccctgtgtttgggtcgtttttgtgttacccagatcctgggtcgacgtaataacccagtgtttgggtagtttttgtgttacccagatcctgggtcagatgtaacaacccagtgtttgggtagtttttgtgttacccagatcctgggtcagacgtaacaacccagtgtttgggtaggttttgtgttacacagatcctctgtcagatgtaacaacccagtgtttgggtcgtttttgtgttacctagatcctgggtcagacgtaacaacccagtgtttgggtagtttttgtgttacccagatcctgggtcagatataacaacccagtgtttgggtagtttttgtgttacccagatcctgggtcagacgtaacaacccagtgtttgggtaggtcttgtgttacccagatcctgggtcagacgtaactcAGGGGTTGAGTTATTTATCACAGGCTTTTAGCGCCCTCTTCAGGAGAGAGCTGTGCAGCTCCGTCAAATTGGTGCATGTATTCAGTAAAATACAGGTTtgttttattatacttttttttttttctaaaaattcattattgttctgtatattgtttaattttatgcaaagcaaCATGCAGGGCGCGATGTGTGTCACCTAAACGAGTGTCGCGTCTGTCTTTTCGTGCAATGGAAACGCCTGATGCCCTGcattaaatgttattattttattcaaaaatatacagaatataaatacttaggacattaaaatatgttctcagaATTGTACAATGATTATTTATGGACAGGTTATAGAGTCAGTCACAGCATTTTTCAGCTACGAGTGAAACGCAGATGGCAGTCTGAAGTTATCAGTTCCCCCGCCGAACGCGAGCCATCTCCGTTACGGTAGAAACAGGACAACAGACACTGGTCCATTATTATTACACTTGAATTTCCtctaaatgtttagtttttacttctaatatttgttaaacaagattaaatgtattaaaaacgatgctatactataaaatataatCGAAAATAAAGGGATTATCATGCAAACCCTTTTATTTACTCAGCCCTTGGGGTGTTTTTTTACTTTGGCTTTTGGTGAATTGACACCACTGGTATTATGTTCACATTTAAAAGCGCATGTTTATTTCACAGTGGAAAATGCCCCTAAAAATGTCACTAAGGTTTATCCAAATGACCTCACCCAGATTGCAAGCCTGGCTACTGATGACGTAGAGCTGCTGCTGATAGGCCCATTCCTCATCACTGGGGCTGGATATTACAAACAGTCTCCGCCTCCAACGGAATCTTAAGAGACAATGACATGAGAAAGCATGCAGATGAGCACATTCCttatgttaatgcattaaataaattttattttataaagctATTCCGAACCTAGATAGGAAGTCCTCTAGAGATCTTGATTTATCTTCTTTCTTGCACGTAACAGCAAGTTTCCTCTGCTGTTCTATCTCTTTAATGCGAGTTGACAACGTGTCAATGTAGTCGAACACTGCTTTCATGACAATCGGGACTTCATATTGTTGCTGTGGAAACAAGGAATGCATAATTTTGTGTTATAAAATTAGGTCAGAAATGATTACATTTACATCTCATATAAAAGTTTTTCACATCACACCTTGACTTTCATGTCGAAGTCAGTCAGCACCATGTTAAAATCATTATAAATCATCCCAAAATGCTTCCGAAATGCTGTGATGAGGTCCTGGTTGATGAGGTCAGTGTCCGGCAGGCCTCGCAAAGGCTTATCCTgttctgtgtaaaaaaaaataaaaaatccagaTTGaagacattttgacattttacaaacaaacaaagactgTGAGCAGCTCTGACCGGTCTGGTAGTGTTCAATCTTCATGGTACTGTTTGTGAGGGGCCCAAAGATGCTGATGATGGAAATTTTACGCAGGGCCATATCACACACTTGCTCCAGGTACTCATCCCGCTGTTCGCTGTACATGTGATTCTGCTCATCTGGAGCAGTTATTACCTGCAGACAAAGACTTGAGAAGATTAATAAAACACCCAGCATTTTTAAACATCGTTTCAGTGCCTTTATGAACCaaaaattatgcattttaataattaattgtcAGGGCTCAACAGTAAGGATTTGTCCTAAGGTTTCTTGAATAAAtggaaaattattaatttaaatgtatacatttttttctctcattttaaatgtgtaattttacactcattttttaacattcatacattttaaaaaaatatataaaaattttcaCACATTCTTTTccataaaaagacaaaaacaaattgATTGAAAATTATAAATGgaaaattatgaatttaaatgtatacatttatttatttctcattttaagtgtatactttttacatttattatttaatattcatttaaaaaaatttaaattcattcatttaaaaacattttcatatttctttctacaaaaagacaaaaacaaatttatgtaaaattatgaatttaaatgtataaatgtatttatttatcattttaaatgtatatattttacatttattatttaatattcatttaaaaaatatatattaattaaaaaatatataaaaattcacACAATATTTTTTCTACAAAAAGACCCAAAAAATTATACATCATATATCTATCTGACAAGTTTAAAAAGTCGATAAGCAGAATTCCATGTACGTCAGAAAAATTTTGGTGATGTGTAATGATCAAAAAAGTAAGATATATATAGCGCATGTGACAGTTTCGAACACTGACCCGAAACTCTCTCACACTCTTATGGTTGAGCCCTGAGCTACATCTCTAAATATATAGCTACAATACGTACAATGAGCCGTCGTCTTCTCTGAAAGTAACTCAAAAAAGTTTCCAATGCTTTCTTTGGATTCACTGCCTGGTCCACAGCAGCCCTTTCCTCAAAGACATTTTTTATCTGAACACTGGCATTTGTTTTTCCTCCAGGTATCTTCTTTAAAGCCTTTTCAGGTCCATCCGTCTTCTTCCTCCTTCCACCGTCGGCTTTAATGTTTCCCTTTTGGGTGGTAAATAGTTCTGTCTCTGGTTTACTGGGCCTCTGTGTGTCTCGTTCTCTCGGCAGTTTGCCCTTCTGTGTGGATGCTTGTGTTGGTGAGGCTGCAGTAGAAATCTTCAGGTGTTTTCCTCTATGTTTTCTGTAGGAGATCGAGGTCACAGAGAGACGAGTAGTCGTGTGCGGATGCGTTTGCGCCACTGTGGAGGGTGCATTTGTAGTAGGTAGTATAGTAGTTGTAGTTGGAGGTGTTGTGGTTGTAGTTCTGAAGGTAGTCGTTGTTGTTGTGGTCATACTGATGGTAGTTGATATTTGTGCCTGAGTTATCTGTGTGGGCTGTGGGACCATGTGTCGCCCTGTCGCGTTCAAACCATCAGACTGCACGACCCGACCCTCGACTCCAGCGCTCTTGCACTTTTGCACGAAGCCCTTTTGCCTGGCCTTCTCCAGTCTACGCATTGGAGTCTGGTCTATGGCTTCATATATCGCCTCCAGCTGAACAGGGTATGGGTATCGTTC
Above is a genomic segment from Chanodichthys erythropterus isolate Z2021 chromosome 21, ASM2448905v1, whole genome shotgun sequence containing:
- the ccdc80l1 gene encoding coiled-coil domain-containing protein 80, producing the protein MKNHQVHVILLTLAWIQASDLKYTGSDGGNAQSNSFAKKHTSRFTQFSSSGGNTHILRKPQNMESSRPPARRGQRPEAVFQSSPLGTTSSINILAGFAGKKRVLVISAPSDSDVYYRLMMSLLKPDVYCEMADRHMQQIIMFHEKGKMGGKVRRIGNQGSLVEEPLDPALVPRLMGFLKLEDGKFGMVLLRKTLQVEERYPYPVQLEAIYEAIDQTPMRRLEKARQKGFVQKCKSAGVEGRVVQSDGLNATGRHMVPQPTQITQAQISTTISMTTTTTTTFRTTTTTPPTTTTILPTTNAPSTVAQTHPHTTTRLSVTSISYRKHRGKHLKISTAASPTQASTQKGKLPRERDTQRPSKPETELFTTQKGNIKADGGRRKKTDGPEKALKKIPGGKTNASVQIKNVFEERAAVDQAVNPKKALETFLSYFQRRRRLIVITAPDEQNHMYSEQRDEYLEQVCDMALRKISIISIFGPLTNSTMKIEHYQTEQDKPLRGLPDTDLINQDLITAFRKHFGMIYNDFNMVLTDFDMKVKQQYEVPIVMKAVFDYIDTLSTRIKEIEQQRKLAVTCKKEDKSRSLEDFLSRFRWRRRLFVISSPSDEEWAYQQQLYVISSQACNLGLRHISVLKIIGKALDDMSGVLELYPINGSASVDREDLSAPLVQDVRNYFQISQEYFSMLLVGKDGNVKSWYPSPMWSMSIIYELVDSMQLRRQEMAIQQSLGMRCPDDDYSHHEGYHRGYGY